One window from the genome of Cricetulus griseus strain 17A/GY chromosome 2, alternate assembly CriGri-PICRH-1.0, whole genome shotgun sequence encodes:
- the Gpihbp1 gene encoding glycosylphosphatidylinositol-anchored high density lipoprotein-binding protein 1 isoform X2: MKALRVVLLVLLLSGQSGSRQAQEEDGDVDLGPESYGYEDDYEEEEEEETNMVPGSRDRESLQCYICQSLHSGESCNQTQSCYHSKTFCTTFISHGNTASSLVYGH, encoded by the exons ATGAAGGCACTCAGGGTTGTCCTTCTGGTCTTGCTGCTAAGTGGACAGTCAG GGAGCAGGCAGGCACAAGAAGAAGATGGCGATGTGGACTTGGGGCCAGAGAGCTATGGCTACGAAGATGActatgaagaggaggaagaagaggagaccAACATGGTCCCTGGCAGCAGGGACAGAG AATCTTTACAGTGCTACATCTGCCAGTCGCTACACAGTGGGGAGAGCTGCAACCAGACACAGAGCTGCTACCACAGTAAGACCTTCTGCACCACATTCATCTCCCATGGCAACACTG CCTCCTCACTAGTCTATGGACATTAG
- the Gpihbp1 gene encoding glycosylphosphatidylinositol-anchored high density lipoprotein-binding protein 1 isoform X1 — MKALRVVLLVLLLSGQSGSRQAQEEDGDVDLGPESYGYEDDYEEEEEEETNMVPGSRDRESLQCYICQSLHSGESCNQTQSCYHSKTFCTTFISHGNTDKGLLTTYSMWCTDTCQPFTKTVLGTQVTKSCCQSTLCNIPPWQSPQVQDSLGGIAGSPLDGGVRHPQDGRIDHPQVVKITRPQSDGASLPKGGRANKPQGSGAGCPPGWHKFGNTALLLSLLTSLWTLGV; from the exons ATGAAGGCACTCAGGGTTGTCCTTCTGGTCTTGCTGCTAAGTGGACAGTCAG GGAGCAGGCAGGCACAAGAAGAAGATGGCGATGTGGACTTGGGGCCAGAGAGCTATGGCTACGAAGATGActatgaagaggaggaagaagaggagaccAACATGGTCCCTGGCAGCAGGGACAGAG AATCTTTACAGTGCTACATCTGCCAGTCGCTACACAGTGGGGAGAGCTGCAACCAGACACAGAGCTGCTACCACAGTAAGACCTTCTGCACCACATTCATCTCCCATGGCAACACTG ACAAAGGTCTGTTGACCACCTACTCCATGTGGTGTACCGATACCTGCCAACCCTTCACCAAGACGGTATTAGGCACCCAGGTGACCAAGAGCTGTTGCCAGTCCACACTGTGCAATATTCCACCCTGGCAAAGCCCCCAAGTCCAGGACTCTTTGG GTGGCATTGCAGGTAGCCCCCTGGATGGTGGAGTCAGACATCCTCAAGATGGCAGGATTGACCACCCCCAGGTTGTCAAGATTACCCGTCCTCAGAGTGATGGGGCTAGCTTGCCCAAGGGTGGAAGAGCTAACAAGCCCCAGGGCAGTGGGGCAGGATGCCCTCCAGGCTGGCACAAATTTGGTAACACAGCCCTCCTGCTCAGCCTCCTCACTAGTCTATGGACATTAGGGGTCTGA